From the Vibrio vulnificus CMCP6 genome, the window GTTGAAGCGCGTGTAAAACGTTTGGAAGCTGAGCTTCGCGAAAGCGCGGTACTAGAAACACGTTACACGACGACTTGTTCATCAACGATGACGATTGGCGAGTGTATTAGCCAAGGCAAATATCTCACCAAGCAAAAAGCCGTAAACACTTTTAAAGATAAACTTTTGTCAGGCTTGACGGAATCGGTGTTGGCGAAGCAAAACTTGCAAGGTGTTCAGTTAAATATCCACGTTCAAGAGAGTCAAACGATTGAAAGTGGCTTCTCAGGCAATGGTGCGTATAGCACGAGTATTCAGGCTCAGCTTCAAGCAAAACCAGAAGCAACGGCAGCATGTAAACTACTTTCTGTATCAAGCCGCTACTGTTTATCAGCGAGCAGTAACTCATCAAAGCAAGAGAAAAAAGATTGGGTCACAGTAACGGTAAGATCGGATCAGTACAATGATGCGGTGACGATCAATGGCGTTAGCTACGGAAGTACGCCAGTCGAATTGCTCTTGCCTAAAGGCAAGCATCGTTTTACGGTGTCGAAACCGGGCTACGAAACGTATAATCGTGAGATTTATGTCGGCTCGACCGATACCGTTTGGGTCAAGTTGGTTGAAGATAAGCAGGGGTAACCCTGCTTTCGCATTTTTATTTAAACGCCATTTTTCGATAATTTGGCATGTTCCCTAAGTTTTAATGAAGTATTTATC encodes:
- a CDS encoding PEGA domain-containing protein, whose amino-acid sequence is MNIRPIPALLLALSFPWASSVLAEEVNQADPVAAVDEKIDAKQQEIKAVEEQYSEESGQLKGLKGDNARLQREAEELEAKRNRAKSALDKQYARLLEDPDTDLVSFQKKYQESWEALKQNQNEKLKSDQSIVESESRLSQLKQKLARLNSEYTNLQESHVEARVKRLEAELRESAVLETRYTTTCSSTMTIGECISQGKYLTKQKAVNTFKDKLLSGLTESVLAKQNLQGVQLNIHVQESQTIESGFSGNGAYSTSIQAQLQAKPEATAACKLLSVSSRYCLSASSNSSKQEKKDWVTVTVRSDQYNDAVTINGVSYGSTPVELLLPKGKHRFTVSKPGYETYNREIYVGSTDTVWVKLVEDKQG